A genomic window from Aedes albopictus strain Foshan unplaced genomic scaffold, AalbF5 HiC_scaffold_607, whole genome shotgun sequence includes:
- the LOC109421148 gene encoding protein bric-a-brac 1, with translation MLFLCSNLSFLQVNFYTFAFIMGGSEAQTYCLRWNNHKSNLVEILDALIKMECYVDCTIYVDEQVQFKAHRVVLAANSPYFQAILQDVPMDHCTILFPGVQEFEMRALLEYMYTGEVNVTQSQIPRIMKIAEQLEVKGLFDMADIKGRFEKMVVEHEREREEPYASNNNYSTKPQLPPSNQQSPPVISTSTNVSIAQSSSSSPPYTYKSPYTSLYARTSPTAIERERDRERDRERDREREFEDRERREQSSSYSHPPLHPSYSHSSEPPHDEQPQTSSASSSSSIPHPSQNLRWSIPGQIPVTLHQPPQLHNMLSSVYDSSSDMNPLKRKKLQSMSSMLRDTPILRNVLAQPNAADSSQSSPGSLSLQQLPGMKPDVVGASVSGHHHPSEMAGSHHSNGGGYKHMKEPLSPYGDKSYDDEAMLEPRLNYSADDARLASYVPHQQQKPEWKRYKQYTRTDILNAIECVRKGMSALQASRKFGVPSRTLYDKVKKLGITTGRPMNRTIKRSPSSGGSPAPFPYGLSGASHMFGPAHPDQQMPSQSQMQHGDEDKSRRMDHSGHHLPPTIPHPAAALLDPSFLQQALEARGGEALQAMAFAAAAHAAVNGINTSPGTHGSARSPSPNVLMKYMRSVSMSSPEDREPPRDPSEGDRHHHSNGSEGYERPERRPSEHEDPRDVSGGTDDLVEDLSMARRDQDSDRGSVSPPPMPSHMQPPHISQHHLGHSISQPPPPPPPPMMPPQQQGVIVPAPSKMKDEYAIKREMMTESSNPPMESS, from the exons ATGCTATTTTTGTGTTCCAATTTATCCTTTTTACAGGTCAATTTCTACACATTCGCATTCATCATGGGTGGCAGCGAAGCGCAAACCTACTGTCTACGATGGAACAACCACAAGTCCAACTTGGTCGAGATTCTCGACGCGCTCATAAAAATGGAATGCTATGTCGACTGCACGATCTATGTCGACGAGCAGGTCCAGTTCAAAGCACATCGTGTTGTTCTAGCGGCCAACTCACCCTATTTCCAAGCCATATTGCAAGACGTCCCCATGGATCACTGTACCATCCTGTTTCCAGGGGTACAGGAGTTCGAAATGCGGGCGCTCCTGGAGTACATGTACACTGGAGAGGTGAATGTCACACAGTCTCAGATTCCTCGGATAATGAAGATTGCCGAACAGCTCGAAGTCAAGGGACTGTTCGACATGGCCGACATAAAGGGACGATTCGAGAAGATGGTTGTTGAGCATGAACGCGAGCGGGAAGAGCCATATGCAAGCAATAATAACTATAGCACGAAGCCTCAGCTTCCACCTAGTAATCAACAGTCCCCACCGGTCATTTCGACTTCCACAAATGTTTCAATTGCTCAGAGCAGTAGCTCATCTCCGCCGTACACGTACAAATCACCTTACACGAGCCTATACGCTCGCACCAGCCCGACCGCCATAGAAAGAGAAAGAGACCGAGAACGTGATCGGGAAAGAGACCGGGAACGCGAATTTGAAGACCGTGAACGTCGTGAACAGTCGTCATCCTATTCCCACCCTCCCCTACACCCATCATACTCTCACTCAAGTGAACCACCCCACGACGAACAGCCCCAAACCTCATCCGCCTCATCGTCCTCCTCGATTCCGCACCCGTCGCAAAACCTCCGGTGGTCAATCCCAGGTCAAATTCCTGTCACCCTGCATCAACCTCCCCAACTGCACAATATGCTCAGCTCAGTGTACGACTCCAGCTCGGACATGAACCCGCTCAAACGCAAAAAGCTACAATCCATGTCCAGCATGCTTCGGGACACCCCAATCCTGCGGAACGTTCTTGCTCAACCGAATGCTGCCGATTCTTCGCAATCTTCGCCTGGGTCGTTATCGCTGCAGCAACTGCCGGGAATGAAACCGGACGTGGTCGGTGCGTCTGTTTCCGGACATCATCATCCCTCGGAAATGGCCGGTAGTCATCATTCCAACGGCGGAGGGTACAAG CACATGAAAGAACCTCTTTCACCATATGGCGACAAATCCTACGATGACGAAGCCATGCTTGAACCACGCCTGAATTACAGTGCCGATGATGCCCGCCTAGCGTCCTACGTTCCGCATCAGCAGCAGAAACCCGAATGGAAGCGTTACAAGCAGTACACCCGAACCGATATCTTGAACGCCATCGAATGTGTACGCAAAGGTATGAGTGCCCTCCAGGCATCTCGCAAATTCGGAGTTCCTTCGCGAACGCTGTATGACAAGGTGAAAAAACTCGGAATCACCACAGGGCGTCCCATGAACCGAACGATAAAACGAAGTCCGAGCTCCGGTGGAAGCCCCGCTCCGTTCCCGTACGGTCTGAGCGGAGCTTCGCACATGTTCGGTCCGGCTCATCCGGATCAGCAGATGCCATCTCAATCCCAAATGCAGCATGGCGATGAAGACAAGTCTCGAAGAATGGATCATTCGGGACACCATTTGCCGCCGACGATACCTCATCCGGCTGCGGCTCTCCTCGATCCGTCATTCCTCCAGCAGGCTCTGGAGGCACGTGGCGGAGAGGCCCTTCAGGCCATGGCTTTCGCCGCAGCGGCACACGCCGCAGTAAACGGCATCAACACCTCTCCCGGAACGCACGGTTCGGCTCGTTCACCTAGTCCAAACGTTCTGATGAAATACATGCGTTCGGTTTCGATGAGTTCTCCTGAGGATCGTGAACCTCCTCGTGACCCCAGCGAAGGCGATCGTCACCACCATAGCAACGGTTCCGAAGGGTATGAAAGGCCCGAACGTAGGCCAAGTGAACATGAAGATCCTCGAGACGTAAGCGGAGGCACTGATGATCTCGTGGAGGACCTGTCGATGGCGAGGCGTGACCAAGACTCCGACCGTGGATCGGTTTCGCCACCACCGATGCCAAGTCATATGCAACCTCCGCATATTTCGCAGCACCACCTTGGGCATTCCATATCACAGCCACCTCCACCACCTCCGCCGCCTATGATGCCACCACAGCAGCAAGGTGTCATCGTTCCGGCCCCAAGCAAGATGAAAGATGAGTATGCCATCAAACGGGAAATGATGACCGAGTCGAGTAATCCACCCATGGAATCTTCGTAA